DNA from Salinispora arenicola:
AGGGAGCGAGGCTGGTCAGCCGGGCTGACGGGACTCAGCGGAGCTGACAGTTGGCCCGGCCACGACTGGGAGGATCGCTATCTCGCACAGCGATCACCTCCTGCGGTCGGCGGGGCTCGGGGCGCGAGTCGTAAGGTCGGCTCGCAAACGGCCTCATCGTACACCCGGACGGGCGTGGTGACGCGCCGGGCCGGGGAGGGGTCTGTTGTCGACTGTGCTCGGGGCGGTTTGCACCCTTTCGGTCGCGGTTGACGTGGTGGCGCGTTAGCGCTTACCTGCCGGTAACCCCTAGGCTCCGACCGACGTGGAGATCTCTGAGCTGAGGGGGAATCGTGGCCCGTACCGTGCTGGTGACCGGGGGTAATCGCGGTATCGGTCTGGCTATCGCCCAAGCCTTCGTCAGGCAGGGCGACCGGGTGGCGGTGACCTATCGGAGTGGGGCGGCACCCGACGCGGCCGGTTCGGAGGCCGGTGCCGGCCGCCTGTTCGGCGTCCGCTGCGACGTGACCGACTCCGACTCGGTGGATGCGGCGTTCGGCGCCATCGAGGCGGAACTCGGCCCGGTCGAGGTGCTGGTGGCCAACGCCGGTATCACCGACGACACACTGCTGCTACGAATGTCCGAGGACCAGTTCACCCGGGTGCTGGACACCAACCTGACCGGGGCGTTCCGTTGCGCCAAGCGGGCGTCGACGAAGATGCTCCGGGCGAAGTGGGGCCGGATGATCTTCATCTCGTCGGTGGTCGGGCTCTACGGCAGCCCGGGGCAGGTCAACTACGCTGCCAGTAAGGCCGGCCTGGTCGGCGTCGCCCGGTCGATCACCCGGGAGTTGGGCAGCCGCAACATCACCGCGAACGTGGTAGCACCCGGCTACGTCGAGACCGACATGACCGCGGCGCTGCCCGAGGACCGCAAGACCGAATACCGCAAGGCCATCCCGGCCGGCCGGTTCGCCGCCGCGGACGAGGTGGCCGCTGCTGTCACCTGGCTGGCGGG
Protein-coding regions in this window:
- the fabG gene encoding 3-oxoacyl-ACP reductase FabG; translation: MARTVLVTGGNRGIGLAIAQAFVRQGDRVAVTYRSGAAPDAAGSEAGAGRLFGVRCDVTDSDSVDAAFGAIEAELGPVEVLVANAGITDDTLLLRMSEDQFTRVLDTNLTGAFRCAKRASTKMLRAKWGRMIFISSVVGLYGSPGQVNYAASKAGLVGVARSITRELGSRNITANVVAPGYVETDMTAALPEDRKTEYRKAIPAGRFAAADEVAAAVTWLAGDSAGYISGAVIPVDGGLGMGH